The Hippocampus zosterae strain Florida chromosome 10, ASM2543408v3, whole genome shotgun sequence genome contains the following window.
GTGGAGCCTCATAAGAAACAGCTCCATGTAACACTGGCCTACAATTTCCCCAGCGATCACCTCGCCACACTGGAAAAACTGGCGAAAGGCATCGAGGTGAAGCTaggttgtgattggctggcagttCTTTTCTCCCGGGACATTCGTTTTGCAAACCATGAGGTAACACTCAACCATTACTTGTCGTTGCTGTTCTATATGTGGTTGCTGAAATCAGAAGTAGTACATCTGCTGTTCATTTTTGATATGCTGTATTTGTAGGAACCGCTCTGTTATATAGACCGTAGATGGAAATTGGAGAAGACTAGCATAATCTGTATTCTCACATTAAATATTTATTGGAACAAAAGCCGTTTCTCAATATAAAAAAGCAGAGTGTGGTCTCGTGAACTGGGTGAGTATAGTCTTTGTAACGTACTTCCTACACTAATTTCTTTGTAAGTGGAACGGCTGTGTACTTGTGCACTTCCCCCCTGGCTCTGACTTATTTCCATAACTCATCACAGTTATGTCATCATTATGTTATCTATCATGTGATTAGAGTTCAATAAATTTGTACTGTCCTTTAGATCCTATTTCATGATAAATGGTTTTCCCATTTTGGCCATTGTCATCGTCCTCCAAAATGCATCTTGGGATGTTTTCCCAGTCATGTCTTCACAAGTCACCAACCGATTCggtgtgacttaaaaaaaaaacaactgttcaAACCATATGAACCACTCATTTAAAGGTATCGTATACTAAAAGGAGAGCTATATCAATATCTAAATCTTGTTCATTCAGTAAATGAATCCCAATAATGtagcagcatttttttgtcatactgCTTGTATcagctacagtatatattgtCCCACTTGCAGACTCTACGAGTGATGTACCCCTACACGCCGCAGAATGAAGATGAGATGGAGTTGGTGGTGGGGGATTTTGTCTTCATGTCTCCAATGGACCAGAGTAACGCCACGGAGGGCTGGGTGTACGGGACCTCCCTCGCCAGCGGGCTATCAGGTCTGCTGCCCGAAAACTACGTGGGCTTAGCTGACGAGTCTGACACTTGGGTCTTCCATGGGTGAGCGTAGCACACAGATTTCATTTCACTGGTATACAGTAGtacagtgcttctcaattattttctgtcatcacccccccccccccccctcggaagaagcacccccccccgcgactataaatagtataatttgtctataaattgttataagtacacacttgcataacactgtatccttattaacgagAGAgaataagaaagaaagaaatatgggcCAACTTACAACAAATAGTTTTAGTAACTGGGACAGCAaaaatttaaagtgcatctgaaattcaaaaataaaataaataattaaactataaacatttttgactgaccatgtcaaaccatacaatactgaaaaatacaattacatACAATATTAATGCATTATGAaaaccttcaaaacaaaaatatataaaattatttgtgcagatttgttttaaatgaaaaatgatgtctggattaatggctgcAAGTAGCAGTCGCAAAGCGGGATGATTGTTgccaatattcggcacgttttcgctgaaagaAACTCAAgcggcttatcagcgtgattagGGTGtcatgtctttaagtgacaccTTAATTTCTTTGGCGTGTAATGCTGTCCCctgccaacatttttagacacagtaggTACACCGGTCTTTCCTCGTCTACCACCGTAGTCACGGTGAAGCCAAGCGCGACATACACGTCGTCATATTTCCTTGTCTTAGCTTTCGGGAGACCTTCTCTTTTCTCCATCTCTCTACGCCTGTCGACTTAGTGTCTGCATTTCATACTCATACTCTGTGCCGTGTACAAAGCACGCATGCTCagtgcaaacaaaacacagagcAAATGCTCCCTGTGCACACTCTACCAATGAGAGACTTACTGCCCCCTAATTTAATGGATgtgcaattgcactttattctaggacagtaaaaaataaaataaaataaaaaagcatgttcctcGAGGTGAGACGCGCCCCCCTTGACGGCACCTCACTATTTGAGAAGCACTGCAGCAGTATGAGATCACAATGTTTTACATACCTGGTGCTGTTATTGCCATCCCCCCGCCATGTAATGTGTTGGAAACACAACCCTCATCAAAGTTTACCATGCTGACCATTTCTGTGGCAAAGTGACTTGAATAGTGCTACTTACTGGAAACATGATTGTGTGCGCAAAATCTAACCTTTGCAAAAAATGACTATTACTGCAGCTCAGTCATTTACAGTAGCTGTGAAACTATTCTTCGTCGGTGTCCGTATTATACTTCCCCCAAATGGCCAAGGCATGTACACGAGAAAAGACTGCACAATGCCCATCAAAATTAAAGAATGTGGCAAAAGAAGGGATTGTAGAACAGATCAATGACATTTCCATAATATTCAATGGGGATAGCTGATTTGAGTCACAAATGTTTTTAGTTCTGAGCGCGGTCACGTATTGAACATATCTTAAGGCACCACTTTACCACCTCGACATATTTTGACCATGAGTGGACAAACTTTTAAATACACTGTTCCTCCAGTTCCTTATTGATGATGGACTTCAACTGTTTCTATAGTCTCTGTGTGATTGTTATAAACAGCCGCAAAATATCAGCGACAATTTGTTCATTCAATTCAGATAAATCTGCAAAGCAACAGATGGTCGTAGTGCTCTATTTGGTGACATGCTGTATGTTCTTCTCCGTCATAGCTCCCATTCATTCTTCACTTCTGAGCCCTCTGATAAAACCATTAGGGAGAGGGGAATGTTTGTCGGACTGCTGGACAGCCGACACCATGATACAAGTCCTGGAGACACACCAACTGTCAGTCTTATTTGTCATCCAGTGCAGGTTGGTTTGTTATTTTGAGAGACGGATGCGTTACGTGACCAACTTGGCTCACCTCTTTGATGAGTGTCTTAAATGAGTTAGAATTATAAAATTAAACTTAATTTGCCAGACGGCTCTGCGCCAGATGGCGCGTTTCAGCATAGTGAGGGTGTGTTCTTTGACACGCCCCCGGTGCACTTGACAAGTTAAAGACTCAAAGTAGACAAAACTTTGTATCTGCTATAACCGCAGCGAATAATTGGTGCAGAGAGTGTTTGGGTGAATGTGATTTAAGTACAGGCAGACAGAATCTGAGCTCTGGTGGATATATTCTGATTTCATTTCTTCAAATATGATAACGGCGTGCATCgaaccctctgaatcattgttgGAGTTAAttcattgaacacatttttattatgaTAAACATCTTCATCATATGTTTAACccattcagggacagcagttactacagtggacagcttatcatgttatgaagttacagggtgcatgaaagggttaaaatcgcCCCCCCGGAATATGACACAGCTATTGGTGGGGTCGCGGTGGACAGTCACACACGGACACGTGCTATCGAGGTTGAAGGGTGTTTCCAAGTACCTACTTCACAGATCTGttggccaactttacatcatccaccCGTGGAGGTCCGCTTGCAGTTTCTCACCAACATACCTTGCTCTCTTTGATCTCCTGCATGGACTCCAGGAAATCAGTTTCTGCTTCTGTCATGTCAAGGACTTTGCATCTCTTGTGCGCTAATTTTAAAGGGGATGAGAGGAGCAGCTTTGATTGGCTGCAATGCAAGTTttttgtgttcactcccacaacggtgcCAAAACCCCTTTTCTAACTAAAGCTACGTATGTctgcaaaaatatcaaaataagaCAGGCCCTCCTGTGCACAGCTTTACAACACTCTGCACAGCGGACTTGCACAAGGCATGAATATAGAGACCtaagtgtaaaaaataaaataaaataaactaccCCATTAATTGCAGTCAGCAAATTTTCCAACATTGTCATTAAATTctgtctttttaattttttatttttttttacagcaggtCCTGCGGATTACTGGTAATCACACTCGTCAGCCCAAGcggtcattttttgtttgtcgaCACGGTGAAAGAATGGACGTGGTCTTTGGAAAACACTGGCTCTCACTCTGCTCAGACAGTAAAGGTTATCATTATCCTTGTATGCTAATGCCTTTCGTGTCAGAACCtggatccattttctgatctgctgagCCTCACAAGGCTCGCCAGGCGTGCCAaggcctatcacagctgtcatcgggcagtagatggggtacaccctgaatttcttgccaatcgcaaggcacacatagacgaacaaccatccgcgctcacacccagggacaatttagagtgcttccAGTATAACCATTTCTTGCAAATAGGGCCACAATAATTTGGTTCAGTAACCAGAGTACCGGTAACTGCTGACACATACGGTAAAATTGGGATATGAGCACCCGTTTGTCACAAGATATACTGTATCTGGTGAAGACTTTTTAGAATAACATTCTTATCTTGGAATACTTTTTTTGCAGGTAGATACGTCCGTACCAATTTAAATATGCCGCTGACTTTGCCACTGTGGGGAGCACAAAGGGATTATGACATGGACGCACCTGTGACTGTGTTTGGATCCATGCAATCACAATTAGTAGGTatgacatgttaaaaaaaaacaaaaacaaaaagtgttttccGAAATTTATATAATATTGTCTTGATATTACAGATTTGTATGAAATGTTTTTCAGGTGAGGCCCTTTTAGAAGGTAACATTGTGATAGATTTTGTGTATTGCTCACCTGCTCTGCGATGTGTTCAGACTGCCCAGAGCATCTTGAAAGGTAAGGAAAATTCTTCGCCAAAAGTCAGTTGGATTTGACATCCTCCTAATTGCACCAGATGTGTTTCCATGGGACAGGTATGCAGCAGGACGGCAAGCTGAAAATTCGGGTGGAGCCGGGTCTTTTTGAATGGACCAAATGGCTTTCTAGGAACTCCTTGCCTTCATGGATACCTCCTGCTGACCTTGCTGCAACCCATTTCAGTGTGGACACGACATACAGGTGACAACGCATGAGAAAAATCTTTAGTTTCTGACTCTGTGTCTTTGCGGTTAGAGCACaattattttgcaaaaaattGCTCAAAACAAAGTGCATTTTTCAAAACTATTCCAACATGTATCCAAACATCGCGGTTCCCCGACAGAAGCTATTCTTTTTCTCAAAATCATTAGGGCTAAAATTAAATACCAAATACAGTCGATTTCTGTGGCTTAGTAACATACTAGCAAGAGGCAAATAAATAGCCTCCAGCCGACTGTCACTCACACCGCTTATAGAAATCTGCATTCCTTTTATTTGACtgctttttcccttctttttctAAACTGGGCACCTGAGTATGGAAACTGAATACATTCAAATATATGTCAATACAAATACGTTCGAACGTACTTGAAGGCTGAAAAGCTTCAAAGGtcgcatttttttcctcaaaatgctCCGGGGTACTGATTTACGCATGcgtaatggggaaaaaatgtcgaAGGTAGCATTTAGACTCCAACTACAATGCATTGGAGCGATATTAAAACTGTAAAATAAGaatgcacatccatccattttccgatccgcttgtcctcacaagggtcgcgaggggtgctggagcctatcccagcagttttcgggcagtaggcgggggataccctgaaccggttcccagccaatcgcagggcacacagagacgaacaaccatccacgctcacactctcacctaggtatgatttggagtgttcaatcagcctgtcatacttgtttttggaatgtgggaggaaaccggagtacccggagaaaacccatgcaagcccggggagaacatgcaaactccacacaagaaggccggagctggaattgaacccggtacctcttcattgtgaggtcaacgtgctaaccactggatcccCGGACCGTCCAAGAATGCACATTGGTGGCttaattttcaaatgtattggtATTGGTTGATTAAAAATaggttcgattttttttccccccataatgCCACGGTGTATGtgcattaagggtgtggaaaagaatcGATATTAATTGATGCAGCGATGCGCACGTgtgcgatgcgagtgcatcggctcattcactgggtatgacgcaattgacgggtgaaatctagattcatcacgatacattggtgggtatcggtaaaatccgattcaagtggcgttttattcatgttaaacaggggtgggcaattattttcccaggggggggaaatgagaagcagaaaatattgtggagggccggttcgaaatagaaatagaaaataaagaagatagcacaatgtctttgt
Protein-coding sequences here:
- the ubash3bb gene encoding ubiquitin associated and SH3 domain containing Bb isoform X4; amino-acid sequence: MAAREELYSKVLPRRLRQNRSGSAKCSSNLDVLLSMGFPRQRALKALASTGGRSVQAACDWLFSHVDDPFLDDPLPREFVLYLRPSGPLQNQLSHFWQQSRVACGKNKAHNVFPHITLCQFFMCADHKVEALCEALQATVQQWRGRFPSPLPLELYTSSNFIGLFVKEHVAEVLKQFAADFGTEAARKAEVHVEPHKKQLHVTLAYNFPSDHLATLEKLAKGIEVKLGCDWLAVLFSRDIRFANHETLRVMYPYTPQNEDEMELVVGDFVFMSPMDQSNATEGWVYGTSLASGLSGLLPENYVGLADESDTWVFHGSHSFFTSEPSDKTIRERGMFVGLLDSRHHDTSPGDTPTVSLICHPVQVLRITGNHTRQPKRSFFVCRHGERMDVVFGKHWLSLCSDSKGRYVRTNLNMPLTLPLWGAQRDYDMDAPVTVFGSMQSQLVGEALLEGNIVIDFVYCSPALRCVQTAQSILKGMQQDGKLKIRVEPGLFEWTKWLSRNSLPSWIPPADLAATHFSVDTTYRPLIPIGKLTVSESYENYMSRSHQVTKEILSDCKNTGNNVLIVAHASSLEACTRQLQGFVPRSAKDFIQGVRKIPYLGLCSCEEQGNSGQWRMVDPPVLPLTHGPNHSFDWRETLLH
- the ubash3bb gene encoding ubiquitin associated and SH3 domain containing Bb isoform X2 codes for the protein MAAREELYSKVLPRRLRQNRSGSAKCSSNLDVLLSMGFPRQRALKALASTGGRSVQAACDWLFSHVDDPFLDDPLPREFVLYLRPSGPLQNQLSHFWQQSRVACGKNKAHNVFPHITLCQFFMCADHKVEALCEALQATVQQWRGRFPSPLPLELYTSSNFIGLFVKEHVAEVLKQFAADFGTEAARKAEVHVEPHKKQLHVTLAYNFPSDHLATLEKLAKGIEVKLGCDWLAVLFSRDIRFANHETLRVMYPYTPQNEDEMELVVGDFVFMSPMDQSNATEGWVYGTSLASGLSGLLPENYVGLADESDTWVFHGSHSFFTSEPSDKTIRERGMFVGLLDSRHHDTSPGDTPTVSLICHPVQQVLRITGNHTRQPKRSFFVCRHGERMDVVFGKHWLSLCSDSKGRYVRTNLNMPLTLPLWGAQRDYDMDAPVTVFGSMQSQLVGEALLEGNIVIDFVYCSPALRCVQTAQSILKGMQQDGKLKIRVEPGLFEWTKWLSRNSLPSWIPPADLAATHFSVDTTYRPLIPIGKLTVSESYENYMSRSHQVTKEILSDCKNTGNNVLIVAHASSLEACTRQLQGFVPRSAKDFIQGVRKIPYLGLCSCEEQGNSGQWRMVDPPVLPLTHGPNHSFDWRETLLH
- the ubash3bb gene encoding ubiquitin associated and SH3 domain containing Bb isoform X1: MAAREELYSKVLPRRLRQNRSGSAKCSSNLDVLLSMGFPRQRALKALASTGGRSVQAACDWLFSHVDDPFLDDPLPREFVLYLRPSGPLQNQLSHFWQQSRVACGKNKAHNVFPHITLCQFFMCADHKVEALCEALQATVQQWRGRFPSPLPLELYTSSNFIGLFVKEHVAEVLKQFAADFGTEAARKAAEVHVEPHKKQLHVTLAYNFPSDHLATLEKLAKGIEVKLGCDWLAVLFSRDIRFANHETLRVMYPYTPQNEDEMELVVGDFVFMSPMDQSNATEGWVYGTSLASGLSGLLPENYVGLADESDTWVFHGSHSFFTSEPSDKTIRERGMFVGLLDSRHHDTSPGDTPTVSLICHPVQQVLRITGNHTRQPKRSFFVCRHGERMDVVFGKHWLSLCSDSKGRYVRTNLNMPLTLPLWGAQRDYDMDAPVTVFGSMQSQLVGEALLEGNIVIDFVYCSPALRCVQTAQSILKGMQQDGKLKIRVEPGLFEWTKWLSRNSLPSWIPPADLAATHFSVDTTYRPLIPIGKLTVSESYENYMSRSHQVTKEILSDCKNTGNNVLIVAHASSLEACTRQLQGFVPRSAKDFIQGVRKIPYLGLCSCEEQGNSGQWRMVDPPVLPLTHGPNHSFDWRETLLH
- the ubash3bb gene encoding ubiquitin associated and SH3 domain containing Bb isoform X3, whose amino-acid sequence is MAAREELYSKVLPRRLRQNRSGSAKCSSNLDVLLSMGFPRQRALKALASTGGRSVQAACDWLFSHVDDPFLDDPLPREFVLYLRPSGPLQNQLSHFWQQSRVACGKNKAHNVFPHITLCQFFMCADHKVEALCEALQATVQQWRGRFPSPLPLELYTSSNFIGLFVKEHVAEVLKQFAADFGTEAARKAAEVHVEPHKKQLHVTLAYNFPSDHLATLEKLAKGIEVKLGCDWLAVLFSRDIRFANHETLRVMYPYTPQNEDEMELVVGDFVFMSPMDQSNATEGWVYGTSLASGLSGLLPENYVGLADESDTWVFHGSHSFFTSEPSDKTIRERGMFVGLLDSRHHDTSPGDTPTVSLICHPVQVLRITGNHTRQPKRSFFVCRHGERMDVVFGKHWLSLCSDSKGRYVRTNLNMPLTLPLWGAQRDYDMDAPVTVFGSMQSQLVGEALLEGNIVIDFVYCSPALRCVQTAQSILKGMQQDGKLKIRVEPGLFEWTKWLSRNSLPSWIPPADLAATHFSVDTTYRPLIPIGKLTVSESYENYMSRSHQVTKEILSDCKNTGNNVLIVAHASSLEACTRQLQGFVPRSAKDFIQGVRKIPYLGLCSCEEQGNSGQWRMVDPPVLPLTHGPNHSFDWRETLLH